A single window of Fimbriimonadaceae bacterium DNA harbors:
- the nusB gene encoding transcription antitermination factor NusB codes for MSDPSHSRRLAREMAVQALYAVKVGGTTSTVACDDVLTRHPLTPENEAFFRGLVEGVSRNVPALDAVVDRFLARGWSVDRLALTDLLVLRLATYEIHHLPGMPPKVTITQAVELAKLFGSAESGRFVNGVLASVLADSDKAEWDPAREEQRETMEEEPRPVVEEEEADEAAQPETARFQVGAWVVKSDG; via the coding sequence ATGAGCGACCCGTCCCATTCGCGCCGCCTGGCCCGCGAGATGGCCGTCCAAGCCCTGTACGCCGTCAAAGTCGGCGGCACCACCTCGACCGTCGCTTGTGACGACGTCCTGACCCGACACCCCCTCACGCCCGAGAACGAGGCGTTCTTCCGGGGCTTGGTCGAAGGCGTCTCCCGCAACGTGCCCGCCCTCGACGCGGTCGTCGACCGGTTCCTCGCCCGAGGCTGGTCCGTCGACCGGCTCGCCCTCACCGATCTCTTGGTGTTGCGGCTCGCGACATACGAGATCCATCACCTTCCCGGCATGCCCCCCAAGGTGACGATCACCCAGGCGGTGGAACTGGCCAAGCTCTTCGGCTCTGCCGAGAGCGGGCGGTTTGTCAACGGCGTCCTCGCCAGCGTCTTGGCCGACTCGGACAAGGCCGAGTGGGACCCCGCGCGGGAAGAGCAGCGCGAAACCATGGAGGAGGAGCCGCGCCCTGTCGTCGAGGAGGAGGAAGCCGACGAGGCCGCCCAACCCGAGACCGCCCGGTTCCAGGTCGGAGCGTGGGTCGTCAAGAGTGACGGCTAG
- a CDS encoding HDOD domain-containing protein, with amino-acid sequence MSQATITIDDIIKKTSDLPTIPAAAIRVMQATESPNSTAASVAQILSADQSLSARVLRLANSAFYGLSRQVSDLQEAVVILGMRNVKNLALVAGTYPWMSRPLPGYSLGPRAMWTHAFGTAVGAQQVAKLSGKQKDDVAFTAGLLHDIGKVAVSIWLENKIVAILNYANREGLSFDEAERKILGYDHTQVGEHLANAWNLPADLVAAVRWHHMPDDAPENPPLVDCVHLGNYLTMTMGFGLGGDGLLYRFSESSLTRLGLKAVDLDQVTDAFVESYEEYEKLFEDLVAA; translated from the coding sequence ATGAGCCAAGCGACCATCACCATTGATGACATCATCAAGAAGACGTCGGACCTCCCGACGATCCCGGCCGCGGCGATCCGTGTCATGCAGGCGACGGAGTCGCCGAACTCCACGGCGGCTTCCGTGGCGCAGATTCTGTCGGCCGACCAATCGCTCAGCGCGCGGGTCCTCCGGCTGGCAAACAGCGCCTTTTACGGGCTTTCGCGCCAAGTCAGCGACCTTCAGGAAGCGGTCGTGATCTTGGGGATGCGCAACGTCAAGAACCTTGCCCTCGTCGCGGGGACTTACCCCTGGATGAGCCGGCCTTTGCCCGGCTACTCGCTGGGTCCGCGCGCGATGTGGACGCATGCCTTCGGCACCGCGGTCGGTGCGCAGCAAGTCGCCAAGCTCAGCGGCAAGCAAAAGGACGACGTCGCGTTCACTGCGGGATTGCTCCACGACATCGGCAAGGTCGCCGTCAGCATTTGGCTGGAAAACAAGATTGTCGCGATCCTGAACTACGCGAACCGCGAAGGGCTCTCCTTTGACGAGGCAGAACGCAAGATCCTGGGTTATGACCACACCCAGGTCGGAGAGCACCTCGCCAACGCTTGGAACCTGCCGGCCGACCTTGTCGCGGCGGTGCGTTGGCACCACATGCCCGACGACGCGCCGGAGAACCCGCCGTTGGTCGACTGCGTGCACCTGGGCAACTACCTGACGATGACCATGGGCTTCGGCCTGGGTGGCGACGGTCTGCTCTATCGGTTTTCCGAAAGCTCCCTGACGCGGCTGGGTTTGAAAGCGGTCGATCTCGACCAGGTCACCGACGCCTTTGTCGAGAGCTACGAGGAGTACGAGAAGCTGTTCGAGGATTTGGTGGCGGCATGA
- a CDS encoding chemotaxis protein CheD, translated as MSTVSAMMVGMGDIHVAKGDAAYNCLGLGSCIGLVLYDPTTQVSGMIHVMLPASFPGRPADKIGKFADTGVPEMVRQMTALGAVPSRMVAAYAGGAQVFKFGTPGDSKLDVGARNVEAVAALVKKNGFKVLATDTGGSNGRTVVVTIQDGLVKVRTVNTGEKTLCNLKG; from the coding sequence ATGTCCACGGTGTCGGCGATGATGGTCGGCATGGGGGACATCCATGTCGCCAAGGGCGACGCCGCGTACAACTGCCTCGGCCTAGGGAGTTGCATCGGCCTGGTGTTGTACGACCCGACCACCCAGGTCAGCGGCATGATCCACGTCATGCTGCCCGCGTCGTTCCCCGGGCGTCCCGCCGACAAGATCGGCAAGTTCGCCGACACGGGCGTCCCCGAAATGGTGCGCCAAATGACCGCTCTGGGTGCGGTGCCCTCCCGGATGGTCGCCGCCTACGCGGGCGGCGCACAGGTCTTCAAGTTCGGCACTCCCGGTGACTCCAAGCTCGACGTGGGGGCGCGCAATGTCGAGGCGGTCGCCGCCTTGGTCAAGAAAAACGGCTTCAAGGTCCTCGCCACGGACACCGGCGGCTCAAACGGTCGGACGGTGGTCGTGACGATCCAGGACGGCCTGGTGAAGGTCCGCACGGTCAACACGGGCGAAAAAACGCTCTGCAACCTGAAGGGATGA
- the accC gene encoding acetyl-CoA carboxylase biotin carboxylase subunit, whose amino-acid sequence MFERVLVANRGEIACRVIRALHELGVEAIAVHSKADADSRHVHIADRSVCVGEASNTDSYLNLANVLMAAEITGAQAVHPGFGYFSERARFAEALGAMGVTFIGPSVSAIEAMGDKARAKEAAIDANCPVVPGSDGVVANEADAARWAEQIEYPVLLKAVAGGGGRGIRRVNDEDELGRLFKTAQAEAQASFGNGDLLVEKCVVEPRHVEIQILGDEHGNVIHLGERECSVQNLRHQKIVEEAPCAVLDTDTRRRMGEAAVRVAKSVGYTNAGTVEFLLDKSGSFYFLEMNTRIQVEHPVTESVTGLDLVQWQVRIAAGEPLPVTQDDVDLAGHAIEARITAQDPDKDFAPCTGKITRWEPPGFGGVRLDTHVYAGFTVSPFYDPMIAKLIVTGRDRAEAVNRLRVCLDEFHVEGIQTNIPFLRRLVRHPDYISGDVSTAFVGRFLAEGQAP is encoded by the coding sequence ATGTTTGAACGTGTTCTGGTCGCCAACCGTGGCGAAATCGCTTGCCGCGTCATCCGCGCCCTCCATGAGTTGGGCGTCGAGGCGATCGCCGTCCATTCCAAGGCCGACGCGGACAGCCGCCACGTCCACATCGCCGACCGGTCCGTCTGTGTCGGTGAGGCCAGCAACACCGACAGCTACCTTAACCTCGCCAACGTCCTCATGGCGGCGGAGATCACCGGCGCGCAGGCCGTCCACCCGGGCTTCGGCTACTTCTCCGAGCGAGCCCGGTTCGCGGAGGCCCTCGGAGCGATGGGTGTCACCTTCATAGGCCCCTCCGTCAGCGCCATCGAGGCGATGGGAGACAAAGCGAGAGCCAAGGAAGCCGCGATCGACGCCAACTGTCCGGTCGTCCCAGGCTCGGACGGCGTCGTCGCCAACGAGGCCGACGCGGCCCGGTGGGCCGAACAGATCGAATACCCCGTCCTGCTGAAGGCGGTCGCGGGCGGCGGCGGTCGGGGCATCCGCCGGGTCAATGACGAAGACGAACTGGGCCGCCTGTTCAAGACCGCCCAGGCCGAAGCCCAGGCCAGTTTTGGCAACGGCGACCTCTTGGTCGAGAAGTGCGTGGTGGAGCCGCGCCACGTGGAGATTCAAATCCTCGGAGACGAGCACGGCAACGTCATCCACCTCGGCGAGCGCGAGTGCAGCGTCCAGAACCTCCGCCACCAGAAGATTGTCGAGGAGGCCCCTTGTGCGGTCTTGGACACGGACACAAGACGGCGCATGGGCGAAGCCGCCGTGCGCGTCGCCAAGAGTGTCGGCTACACGAACGCCGGGACCGTCGAGTTTCTCCTTGACAAGTCGGGCAGCTTCTACTTCCTGGAAATGAACACGCGCATCCAGGTCGAGCACCCTGTCACCGAATCGGTCACCGGGCTCGACCTGGTGCAGTGGCAAGTCCGCATCGCTGCGGGAGAGCCGTTGCCCGTGACCCAGGACGACGTCGACCTTGCCGGGCATGCGATCGAGGCAAGGATCACCGCGCAAGACCCCGACAAGGACTTCGCCCCCTGCACCGGCAAGATCACCCGCTGGGAGCCGCCCGGATTCGGCGGAGTACGTCTCGACACCCACGTCTACGCCGGTTTCACCGTGTCGCCGTTCTACGACCCGATGATCGCCAAGCTGATCGTCACGGGACGCGACCGCGCCGAGGCCGTCAACCGGCTCCGCGTCTGCCTCGACGAGTTCCATGTCGAGGGCATCCAGACCAACATCCCGTTCCTCCGCCGCTTGGTGCGCCACCCGGACTACATCTCCGGAGACGTGAGCACCGCGTTCGTCGGCCGGTTCCTGGCAGAAGGCCAGGCACCATGA
- a CDS encoding chemotaxis protein CheC, which produces MTGEQGTYGLLEMSAVREMANIGLGHATTALSDLTGRSFNMEVPNVETVAIENVPALVGDPEAVVVGIMMPIEGDVTGHIAFVFPWESAQTVWRYLLGTCPDSFAEVDDLAASAMLEIGNILNSSFMNALSNMTGLAIHATPPVVSIDLCYSVVSTVVAEAELQEVVALAIETKIYDYEDTATQGYFLCIPTVEGLNLMLRRLGVAEAA; this is translated from the coding sequence ATGACGGGAGAACAAGGCACATACGGGCTTCTCGAAATGTCGGCGGTCCGCGAGATGGCGAACATTGGCCTCGGCCATGCCACGACCGCGCTTTCGGACTTGACCGGGCGGTCCTTCAACATGGAGGTGCCGAATGTCGAGACGGTCGCGATCGAGAACGTACCGGCCTTGGTCGGAGACCCCGAGGCGGTGGTCGTCGGGATCATGATGCCGATCGAGGGTGACGTCACCGGGCACATCGCGTTTGTGTTCCCGTGGGAAAGTGCCCAGACGGTGTGGCGCTACTTGCTCGGTACTTGCCCCGACAGCTTCGCCGAGGTCGACGACCTTGCCGCCAGCGCGATGCTGGAGATCGGAAACATCCTCAACTCCAGCTTCATGAACGCGCTCTCGAACATGACCGGACTGGCCATCCACGCCACTCCGCCGGTCGTGTCGATCGACCTGTGCTATTCGGTTGTGAGCACGGTGGTCGCCGAGGCCGAGCTGCAGGAAGTGGTCGCGCTGGCCATCGAAACCAAGATTTACGACTACGAGGACACCGCCACGCAGGGCTATTTCCTCTGCATCCCGACTGTCGAGGGCCTGAACCTGATGCTTCGCCGCCTCGGTGTGGCGGAGGCGGCGTAG